From the Litorilinea aerophila genome, the window CCTTTTTGGGCCACGGTTGCCACCGTCTCCCGCTGCAAAAGGCCCGCATCCATGCTCACCAGCTTGCCCGCCACAGGCACCTCCTGTAACAACCGCAAGGCTGCCGCCAGCTCATTGCCCGCCTCCACTTCCTGTTGGGCCAGGATCTGGCCGTACCTGGCACCCGCTAGGGTTACCACCTGCAGGGCTGCTTGGCTCTGGCGTTTGCTCCCACGCAAATGTTTGCCATCCAGCGTATAACCTCCCCCTTCCTCTGCCCCCTGCAGAACCTGGTTGAGCTCCTTGGGGTCCAGGCTGGCCAGCAGATTCCATAAGGTGCCGTAGGAGGGCGCTCCTTTGGTCGCCCAGAGATTCAAGGGTTCCGCAATTTCCTCCCAGTGCAGCCCCATCCATTGCACAATGCCCCGTAGACTATTCTCCCCCTGCATGACCGCTAAAATCATCGCACCCAACAACCCAGGCAAGGGGTATCGCCTTCCTTGTCGGCGCCTCGGATCCTGAACTCTACGCAGTCGCTCCAGGATACTTCCCGCTGCCATGGCTGTTTCCTCCTCTCTCCAACTCTCATCTCGTCCAGCCTATCTCA encodes:
- a CDS encoding transposase family protein, with amino-acid sequence MAAGSILERLRRVQDPRRRQGRRYPLPGLLGAMILAVMQGENSLRGIVQWMGLHWEEIAEPLNLWATKGAPSYGTLWNLLASLDPKELNQVLQGAEEGGGYTLDGKHLRGSKRQSQAALQVVTLAGARYGQILAQQEVEAGNELAAALRLLQEVPVAGKLVSMDAGLLQRETVATVAQKGGPTWGSSRATMGLSMRL